One segment of Pseudomonadota bacterium DNA contains the following:
- a CDS encoding LD-carboxypeptidase, which yields MSGRFPRPVGPGARVHVVAPAGPVERPGLDAGLGLLRARGLDVREGASLGERLGYMAGPDDARRGDLQAAIDDPESRAIWFARGGYGTTRILDGLRLDRFARDPIWVVGCSDATALLVELWTRHRAVSIHGPMVARLADTAAEDVDALFPLLGGGAQPRVTELDPFVSGRACGPLVGGNLFVLAHLLGTLDPRFAAGSILLLEDVGERPYRLDRCLTQLGRAGLLAGVAGVVVGELTACDPGPDGVTAIDAVRACLGSLGVPVATGYPAAHGARNAPFLHGGDVELEVGPGGARLRSLEDGRSALLRRPG from the coding sequence GTGAGCGGGCGTTTCCCGAGACCGGTCGGACCGGGCGCTCGGGTGCACGTCGTGGCCCCGGCGGGCCCGGTCGAGCGCCCCGGCCTCGACGCGGGGCTCGGGCTGCTCCGGGCGCGCGGCCTCGACGTCCGCGAGGGGGCGAGCCTCGGGGAGCGGCTCGGCTACATGGCCGGGCCGGACGACGCGCGGCGCGGCGATCTCCAGGCCGCGATCGACGATCCCGAGTCGCGCGCCATCTGGTTCGCGCGCGGCGGGTACGGGACCACGCGGATTCTCGACGGCTTGCGGCTCGACAGGTTCGCGCGGGATCCGATCTGGGTCGTCGGGTGCTCGGACGCGACGGCGCTGCTCGTCGAGCTGTGGACGCGGCACCGCGCTGTGTCGATCCACGGGCCGATGGTGGCGCGCCTCGCCGACACGGCCGCCGAGGACGTCGACGCGCTGTTCCCGCTGCTCGGGGGCGGCGCCCAGCCGCGCGTGACGGAGCTCGATCCGTTCGTCTCCGGGCGCGCGTGCGGGCCGCTCGTCGGCGGCAACCTCTTCGTGCTCGCCCACCTGCTCGGCACGTTGGATCCGCGCTTCGCCGCCGGCTCGATACTGCTCCTCGAGGACGTCGGGGAACGGCCGTACCGGCTCGACCGGTGCCTCACGCAGCTCGGGCGCGCAGGCTTGCTCGCGGGTGTCGCGGGCGTCGTGGTCGGCGAGCTCACGGCGTGCGATCCGGGACCGGACGGGGTGACGGCGATCGACGCGGTGCGCGCGTGCCTCGGATCGCTCGGCGTGCCGGTGGCGACGGGATATCCCGCGGCCCACGGCGCGCGGAACGCCCCGTTCCTGCACGGAGGCGACGTGGAGCTCGAGGTGGGGCCGGGCGGCGCGCGGCTGCGATCACTCGAGGACGGGCGCTCCGCTCTTCTCCGGCGCCCCGGCTGA